The Stenotrophomonas indicatrix DNA segment GGCTGGTGCGCGGCGATCGATCCGTATCACCTGCGCTGCACGATCTATTCGCAGCGCCCGGCGATCTGCCGCCAGTTTTCGATGGGCGGCGACGACTGCCGCCGCGAGCGGCAGGACTACCTGCGCCAGGCTGAGTCCTGCGCGCTTTCCTCCCCTTCCACCTGACAGGAGCAACCATGCCCCGCAAGGCAAAGACCCCCGCGAAGGCCAGCAACAGCATCCGCAGCGAACGCAAGGGCGCATCCGCCAGCACCGTGGTCAACAGCGACTCGATCGCCTCCGACCTGGCCGCGTTCCGCAAGAGCGGTGGCAAGATTGAAGTTCTCGGTACCACCTGGGCGCTGAAGAAAGCCAGCTGACCCACCCCCGACCGCGGCGGCGCTGCCGCCGCGGCCTGCCGGACCGCACTCAGCGGTCCAGGCGTACCTGCACACTGCCCGAGTGCGACTGCACGCGGATATCGCCGTCGCCGCTGCCCAAACGGGCATCCAGGCTGCTGCCCGGCCCATAACGCGGCCGCTCGACCTTGCCGGCGTCACTGTTGATCGACCCGCTGAAGCTGTTCACCGACAGCTGCGCCGACACCGTGCGCGGCAGATGCAGGCTGACCGATGCACTGACCGACTCCACGTTGATGCGCCCCCCCGGCGCCAAAGCGGTCGCCGACAAGTCAATGCCGCCGGATACCGTCTCCACCACCAGGCGCTGGATGCGACCGGCATCGACGCCGACCCGGCCGGACACCGTCTGCGCCCCGATCTCGCCGGAAACCCCGCCACCGGCCTCGATCCGGCCGCTGACCGTGTTCACGTCCAGCCGCGGGGTCTGCAACCGCGCAGTGACATTGCCGCTGACCGTGTTGAGCACGCTGTCGCCGCTACGACCGACGGCGGCAAGATTGCCACTGACGGTGTCGGCCTGCAGCCGCCGCACGTCGACGCCACTGATGTCCTGGTCGGCACTGACCGTGCTCAGCAGCAGCTCCACCGAGCGCGGCACGTTGAGGGTCAAGGTGGCCCCACCATTGTTGCCGCGCCGCGGATACTCGATTTCCCAGCGCACCCGGTTGGCACTCTTTTCCTGACGCAGCTGCAGGCCGTCGCTGAGCGTGCCGGTGAGCTGCACGTCATTGCGGTCCCAGCCGCGCACTGTCACCTTGCCAGCGACGTTGCTCAGTTCGATGCGGCCTCCTGCAGCAACATTGTGGCGTTCGTCGACACGTGTATCGGCCAGCGCCATGGCGGGCACCAGCAACAGGGCCGCGCAGAAAGGAAAAAGGGTTCGCATCCGGGGGGTCTCCTCAGGTTGTCAGACCGGTGGCGGCCTGGGCCGCCTGCCGGGTCAGTTCGAGCCGCAGCGCGTAGGTTCGCTTCAGCTGTCCAAGCAGGTGCGGCGCACGCGGGTCCTGCGCCATCGCGGCGCGGATCTGTTCCGCGCTGCGATCCAGTTCATGCAGCGCGGGCTGCCACTCCGGCGCAGTGCCATCAGGCAGTGACGCCACGGCCTGCCGGTACTGTTCGGTCATCGCATCGGCCTGCAGCTGCAGGCCACTGGGCGCAGGCAGCGCCTCGGGTGCATGCCGCCACGGCGCGACCGCGTAGAGCGCGAGGCTGGCCGCCAGTGCCGCGCCAACCGGCAACCACCTGCGTCGACGGCTGCGCAGTGGCAAGGCCACCACGTTGTCCTTCGGCACCTGTGCGGCAACCGGCTCGCGGGGGGGCAACCGCGCCGACAGGCGTTCCCAGCCATCCGCCGGTGTGCTGCGTTCAGTGGGAAGGGCGCGCAAGCGCGCCAGCAGGTCGTGATCGGGGTCGTGCGTACTCATGTCATGTCTCCTAGGCGCGCGCGCAGCAGGCCACGCGCGCGATGCAGCTGTGCTTTGGAACTACCGACCGCCATCTGCAGCTGGCCGGCGATTTCATGGTGTTTCCAGCCTTCGATATCGTGCAGCACCAGCACCGCACGTGCGCGCGGTGGCAGGGTCGCCAATGCACGTTCCAGATCGCGTTCGGTGCCGGCGCAACCATCGTGCACCGCCATCTCCGGCAATCCACCGTCCACGTCATCCAGGCTGTCGTGGTCATGCCCGGCGGCACGGCCGCGCAGCTCCATCAACGCGGCGTTGACCCCCAATCG contains these protein-coding regions:
- a CDS encoding YkgJ family cysteine cluster protein codes for the protein MLQPGDHVPGQFLSRDAHGRAVMARNEEGWCAAIDPYHLRCTIYSQRPAICRQFSMGGDDCRRERQDYLRQAESCALSSPST
- a CDS encoding DUF4097 domain-containing protein; this translates as MRTLFPFCAALLLVPAMALADTRVDERHNVAAGGRIELSNVAGKVTVRGWDRNDVQLTGTLSDGLQLRQEKSANRVRWEIEYPRRGNNGGATLTLNVPRSVELLLSTVSADQDISGVDVRRLQADTVSGNLAAVGRSGDSVLNTVSGNVTARLQTPRLDVNTVSGRIEAGGGVSGEIGAQTVSGRVGVDAGRIQRLVVETVSGGIDLSATALAPGGRINVESVSASVSLHLPRTVSAQLSVNSFSGSINSDAGKVERPRYGPGSSLDARLGSGDGDIRVQSHSGSVQVRLDR
- a CDS encoding RNA polymerase sigma factor encodes the protein MLDTTMPAPPAANDVVDETALVHAAAAGDTAAYEVLYRRHSPRVFATLWRLCGGQQARAEDALQEAFLQAWKALPGFRFESSLSTWLHRLGVNAALMELRGRAAGHDHDSLDDVDGGLPEMAVHDGCAGTERDLERALATLPPRARAVLVLHDIEGWKHHEIAGQLQMAVGSSKAQLHRARGLLRARLGDMT